Genomic DNA from Oryza sativa Japonica Group chromosome 5, ASM3414082v1:
GGATTTTACAACTGAAGAAAGCAACATCCTAACATTATATGAAGTACCAGGTTAGACATCCCAAATCGATTTCTACATTCTAGGAAGAGTAGCATTAGCAGTTTTGAGTGATACAAGTGGCTAGGGTTAAATTGACTATGGCAGGAAAAAACGTTTATGTTTTCTCTCACCTTAGCAGTGGCCATCCAGATATTTTTGAAAGTTGAGTCATCGATAGGGTCCATAATATGGCTGACCTGTATATCACATTTATATTTTAAACAATCAAAATAATGCACATGATATCCCTATCTGCTGCAATGAATATAAGAAAGCTTCATCAAGCATATCGTGATAATATCAAATTGTTTATCACATGTCAAAAGTTTATAGCGGCTTACATAAGACATTAGTACAGTAAGACGTAAATATATTGTGAAATGTATGTGGAATTTTGTCACGGGGCAGATGTTCACAAGGTCACTACCATTTGGAATGAGATTCAAATGTATTTATACTATCTAATGGAAAGATATtactaaatatttaattaaaaatacaTTTCCCATACCATATATTTTATGTGAATCGCTAGCATACCTAGAAAAAAATGGTTAAAGAGTACATTGGAGATTCTGCAATACTAAGAACATCTGTCTATTAACAAAAGATTACCGACGGAAGAATCAAAGCATAAATGCAATATATCCCAAACCTCTCCTCGATGAAGGCCAAGGTGCTCTGCCCAGAGAGAGAGACGTAGGCTTAGAGAAAACTTCCCAGCTTCCCAAGGTTTTCCATTCATTTTGGAACTAACAACTTCTTTATCTTCAATGACCACGGCAATCTACAAGGTGACAAGGGTAAACTATCAGATAATCGACATCCAACATTAAAACATTACTTGATGTAAGCGATTTGCCATTTACCAAATAGAGTTAATTGAAAAGCAAATACTCCTCATCAGATAACCATACAAGTTAAGGTGCAACGTACCAAAATATAGTGGACACAGGAATATGAGAAAAGCATACCTCAGAATCTCTTGATCCAAGCAAGCTTCTATCATTTATGTTAGCTGATCCAATCAATGTGATGCGGTCATCAATTATCATCAACTTACTGTGGACATAAATCTGCAATGCCAAATATTTTACATGCTAATTCTTTGAATCACAACTCTTAAATGGCAAAGTGCCAGGACCCTGGCAGAAAACAAAACATGCTCCAGAAATGGACAAGACTCATACTTTACCTGATTAGTGACCAAGGGACCTCCTTCGCATAGTCTACCATGTGCTCTAAGACCATAAAATGAGATATAATCATGTGCTTTTGGACCAATAACATCATATAGATTCTGAAGTATAGAATTAGGGCCTCTACAGATAGTCCGGTATTGCCAATGCATAATTGCTCTCACAGATGCAGCTCCGCCATCATCAATGCCTCCCTGCCACGATATTATGTGAGTAACCAGGAACAAAAACATTCCTAATCACTGCAGTAGAAAATTACCTGAAAACCAGGTAACAGAGGTATTATTATGATGGCTTTGAAGcgctttttttctctctctgccCGAAGTATGCGCCTGTATAATGCTTCCAATACACGATTTTTTATCGTTTCATCTCCTGAAAGGCCTGATATGAAAAATTGATTCTGCAAAAAAGGTGCGCAAATAGGATGTTAACAATTTGGCAGTCTCATGGATATTAATTACATACTTATGGAGTAtgtgtgcaaaaaaaaaagattttttatACCAAAGAAACTGGACAGAATAATGTGTAATAAGATAGTGACAATTACTGAACATTATTTAAAGATCATTATCTAGTAAAACCTACTAATCTACTATTGTTTAGAAATTGAATTTTTGATGTTTAAAATAAATGCAAAACGCGGACCTCGATATATACAAAATGTTCTGCCTTTTCAATAAGAGAAAAATAGGCATTGTGGATGCTTCCTTCGATTTGAGTGGTTCCAGCTGACCATTGACCAACACTTCTAATTACCTGAACCAAAATATAAATTCATTAACTTACTAGAATTATTTGATGCAATTATTATAATGGTTTCTAATGTTAGTTTAGTAATTTAGTATACAAGCATATCTGAATATACAGCAGGAACATCTTATATGTCAGCCCTTTTGAAGAAATGGTGATCATGAAGACAGAATTTACATTTAGCAACTTCAATAAAAACATTATGCCACACCCAAAAGAATTAATAAATTATGAATAGACTAACAAACTGATCTTAGCTATTTTTCTGTTTCGATACCAATTAAATATGCAAATAACCAACATAATCTGAACCCAGAATATGAAAAGACAACATCACCAAAAGCAGCAGAACTGCTAAGTAGCTAAACTGATAAGAATCACATTTTGTGTCAGTCATTAGACTCATACTGATCATCGACTTAGTTTCGAACTAGATAAGTATCACATGTTACGTCATACATAGTTACTAGCCCTGGTTTCAGATTTTCCATGTTTGCCTCTTTTCCTATAGCATTCATGTTGCATCTGTTATAACAAAAGATTTCATATTATTTCCTAATGAATTACTGTCTACCAATAATGCAGCTGTTAAAACTCCAAACTTCCAATGAATTACAATCTTCAGATAGCAAACCACGTAACTTGTGTAGCATAGTTATATAACTAAAATAGCCAAAACTTTGAGAAACTCTTGCTCATTATCTCATTCATTGGCATCAACAAATTAATTCAAAATTAACTTCAATACTGACCTGACAATGACAAGTTGCCCTTGGACCAACTTGCCCTATATCAAGTACTGAAGCAACTTGATCTCCTCTTTCTTGCATCTCCCACCAGTTCTTATCCATGTGATACTTTTCTTCTTTGGAAGAATCAAAATGCCTAATAGATGATGACTCAAGGGAACTTATATTGTCTACGAAACCTCTCATGGGCAAATCCTGTCGGGAAGAATccaactttgccttccggttgAGCAAAGGCTGATTGAAGCTTGTTTTGTGTAGGTGATCAGAGTGGTTGGCGTCTAAATCGTTCACTCTTAAATCTCCATTGGGCAATGCCGGTGGTTCAAGCTCTTGAGGTAAAAGCAATGGAATGTCCTGACAAGACTCCCGTGAGTCCACAGAGACTGGTTTTTTAACATCACAATCCTTGTCATGATTTTGTTTACCATCAGCCTCACTATTAATTTCTTGGCCTATGCCCTTGTAATGTGGAATTACCATGTGGTGATGAGGCATCAGCAAGGGAATTCCTTGCTCATTGGGAGCTTTGTTCCTCTGGAAAAAAAAGGTATTTTATTTACAATAATGAAGGGGAAGACTATGATGAGTATGCAATGGAAAAGACAAACCTTTGCATAATTCCAGCGCTGAACAAAATGCCTTGCAACATCCCGACAAGGTGGACCGTAGAGAGCACACTGAACATCATGCCAAGGCATGCGAGGATATTTCGTTCGGTCCAGCTCATCTTTCATTGTGTCCTCCCAGGAATTTGGCTCAGATTCCCTTATGTACAGCAGGAAAACTCAGGTAAGAATAATTTGGGAATAATCCTACATAAATACCATCATAAACGAAATACCATAGTTACCTGGGGTTATAGTAGTCTTTCCCTGGCCATATCACAGGAGGAACATCTGAAAGTTTGTGCGCAGAATTATCGTAGCGACCAAAGCACAGATCAAGACCTCCAAGATAGCATACTTGATTATCTACTATCACAATTTTCTCATGGTGTGACCTTAAAGTGAAAATAAGGAGTTAAGTTGTTATAATTAAATAGTTTGCATTGAACATAGGGAGACAAAAACGGATTCGTCATACCATAAGTATACACCGCTTGAGAAATGATCAGGATATCGCAGAACTTTTACATTCTCATGAATGTTAAGTAGCTTTTGTTTACTGTACAAGCTGTTGATTTTCAATGCAAGAGCAACTTCCTTGTACAAAAGAATGTAGATCTGCATAATTACCAAAATTCAGAGTAGACAGTCAGTAACTGTCGGTTTTTATGAGCCATCTAGTTTTTGACTCATTTTGCTTTTTCAAGTCATGTGATAAGTTCATATTTTATCAATGACCAGAGGCCATGACAGGAACCTATCATTCCTGCCTTGCaccaaaaacaataaaaaaattaagaataaGAATAAATACAACAAAAGTGTGCAATGGAACTCATAAGCACCAAAGCATGGTGTGAATCCAAAAACACCCCTATAGCTTGTTCTTGGTTAAATTTGACAAAACCAGGCATTAAGacaattctttaaaaaaatgatcAGTGCCAGGGACCTATTATGAAGTCATTAACTTCTAATGTATTTTCACAAAGAAAGATTAGTGCCAGGGACCTATGGATCGTGAAATCTTCTTGCATGATCTCTGTCTCTAAGGAATTGATAATTACATAACTTGTAAGCGTATGCAAGAGGAAGTGAGGATGACGGTGTGTGGGAGGCAGAAGGGCCAGAAGCCCCGATCGCAGGGGTCTATTTGAATAGTTTGTCAGCAGATGGGATtcacggattttttttttcttttttgtttgagCTTGAAAGGTAAACAGACTTGAACCTCACAAAGTAAGCCATTTTCAGAAGATACAAAATGTCTATGATTCAGGCATCTACAATTCATGCAATTGACACGTGATGAAGTAGCAAGCATTGCTACATAACTTAAGCACCTCACACATCATATAACAGGTCTGCAACTTTGATTAAAAGGAAACCATTATGATACCTGTACACCCTGCTTAGCTCTAGCTTCCAGTAGAGCATCAAGCCTAGATGACCCATGATGTTGGAAAGGGCGTCGGAGAAACAATTCTGGGCAGAGCCACCAGCCAGTAATAAATATCTGCATCAAATATTCGGTTATCTTAAGATTTATACAATTGGAGTTATTTTCTCCATATGTAACTATTGAAGCAACACAAAGTTAACCTCTGATTTTGCTTGCTCAATGGAGGAAGCAATTGCCTGAAATGCAGCTTCTCCGTCTATAAACCACTGTACCATACTCCCATCTGGCATGAGACCCCTTGGTGGAGCAAATGAACCAAAACGATGAGGGTAACACCAGCCCTCTGGAGTTTGTCGAGCAGCATTTATTGCACTAACCCAGTCTTTCACTTTAGAAGAACTTCTTGTTCGTAACTTTAAAGTCTGGCCACCAGAAGACACCTTCCTCCAAAAAAGCACAAATATGTTTAGACTCCACAGAAATATAAGGTTAACGCTTGTATCAAAATAGTATGAACAGGTGGACCAGCTCAGAACTACCAAGATAGTATCAATTGATTGGAAGGCAGGAATTCCACAAGAAATAATTCAGTTCCCAcataaataagaaaagaatcGCCGCATTCAAAACTTGTTTTAGagtttatgtatttttttatgagTATGCAATTCACTACAAAAATATTCTGTAAAAGTAGCATTTTTCATAACAAGGATGTTATGTATTCATTAAGATATCCATACGACAAAAGGAGAAAGAGATAATCCTGCAGACTCCTAAGGCTCTATTGGGCATTGTGGTGGCTTTCCAGAAGCACTTATATATTTACTGTAAGATGAAATAATTAACTGAGTGCATCTTTTTTAGGCCCAGAACAAAAAAATCACTAAGATTTTTTAAGTAATATTCTGATATCTAGCTAGCTGTCACTTTGCAGCAAGGCCAAACTAAACAATCACAATCTGGCTAAACTCAACATTCTTGCAATAGATATAAAAATGTTTCCATCGTCAACAACCAAAAATAAAAGTATTGCATTTCAAACAAACGTGCTAACTTGGCATGAGATCATAAAATGGAATATGTACCTGGAGTCCGAAATGCAACGGGTTTCGTTCCTTGATCTCTTTTGCTAGAGATATTTGGCCCTCTCCACTTATATCCATATGTGGCAGTGCATCAAAGATAAGGACATCTAAAAGCTTTGGATCAAAAGGATCTTTGAGTAAAGCTAAGAATCCTGGCTTCAGGACAACCCAAACCTATTGAAAAATTGTTCAATTCAATATCTTAAATACAATGATTATAAGATAGCTAAATACAAAACTGAACTACAAAAAATATAATACCTTTTGCCAGCTGCTTTTGCAACAGCTAAACAACCCACATGAACAACAGTTTTCTTTATGGTCCTTCTGAATTTTTGGCAAGTGTCCAACAGATACATAATCTTCCTTTAGCTTAGGCCCATATTCCGGTAAAAATGACAAACATGATACCTCCAAAAATTTGCAAACCTGTATTTTGAAAGATATTTTAGTACTGACTCTTGACGATAAAACTAATCTAGATGCAGATAGGATATTTTGGTCAACATTTATTCTAATTGGAAACAATAGAGTGAAATGTATAAAGATTTgggtaatgagtacctccggtGAGTTGACAATGTCCAAGTTCCCCAAAAAATGGTTCAGATATTCTTGCATGGCAACTTTTGCTCGATCAGAAACTGAGTGTTGACGCCCCAGAGCTGGTCGAATGACAGGCAAAACAGCACTTGAAGGAACATTTCTGCCACAACAGGTTCAATGTCTTGCTTACTGCATGCATGGGATAACATATGGAGACTCAACTGCTCTAATTCAACATTTGCAATATGATAAAGCATAACTATACATCAACTACTAGTGCGTCGTTGATGTATAAAAATTTTTACCTATGTCTAATGGAGTTTTCTTCAGCCTGTGCAGGAACATTCACATCGTCTGCTTCATCCTCATCATGTCCTACTGGCATGTGCTCCCCAATTCCCAGATTTTGGAGCCACTCTTTGACCTTGAATCACAAAATAAAGAAATCAACTTAGTACTCCCCGCTTAACTCTGCTTCCCATCCTAATGACATTTCTCCAGATATCAAATGGTTAAAACGTGTCATATTTAAGTTAAAGTAACGAGGAAGAAGTAGGTGAGTTGCTCCAACATAAAAATCTGTGCTTAAAGACTTACTCCCTGCCTGTATCcacaaatataagggattttggagtgCTGCTTTCCCAATCTTTCCCTTCAACCCCTTATATTTGTGGAAACTGCCTCTTTTTGTTTGGACATAAtattaaaaaacataaaaatttgcaaaacctGATGAACTGATGAGGAATATGTAAATATTGATCCACTAAGCGGACTAGGAAGTATGAGCCATAAATAATAAGCTATTTTATTATCTGTTATCTAACAAACTAAATCTGACCAGATGCAATGGCTTCCTTCTATACCCCATCCTATTTTCACACATATTTATGCCTCCTCCACTTTCCATAGGGTGCATCAATACTTGTAAAAGTTAAATGATGATAAATTCTAATAACAAGATGTTACGGtaacattttaaaataaaaagggGTCTCCTTAAATGAAATGCAGTCATCCTgcgttttcgagaaaaaaaataaaaagggatcGGCAAGAACCTTAAAACAATAAATAGAATATATAATATGAGATACACTTGAAGCAAGGGGGAGAGAAGATGTCATGCCCTGCACCTCATCATAAAGATCTTTACTTGTGCCAGGAACAATCTCTTGGAGATACATCAATAGGGAACCACAATAGATTGGTGTTGCTGGTGTCACCAGGGGTTTTTGAGGAGCAGGTGTGCCACCGCGCAGGCAACAAATAGGTGAGATCCTCTAGTCGTCAATAGTCTCATATGACAACAAGGACGACCTAAATCTGAAGAGGATAAGGCAATGATGCCATATCCACACTAGCAACAAGGAGAAGTTCAACCTAGCTCTAATACCATATTATGAATTGGATGTCTCTATTCAACCTAGCTCTAATACCATACTGTTAACAGTTGTTTTTATTATGACCTAATGGCTCATataattctaaaataaatagtTGCGGCCCATTCTAATCCTAAAACTAACTAACTTTTGAGATGTACAGAAGTTAagagtaaaaaaattaattatatctcCAATCAAACAGCACAACTGCACGGCAACTCAACGAGTTTGCTTTAAGGAACTTACAGGTTGAAATCCAGTACTGAAAAGCATCATGAATCATAATGGTCATATAACCAACCTGTTCTTGCTTCTCATGGAATTCTTCAAGAAATTCACGCCTCTTCAATGCAAAATGTAGATAGAGAACTTGTGAAGCTTTCTTATATAGACGCCACCTAAACTGGTGGAAGCAGTGAAACATTTCTCAGTTCACATATGAAACATTCATATTTAATGGAAATAAATAGAACAGTGTAAAGAAGAAAATGTCCATCACAGGAAAGCAAGTATGCACCACAAgtagaaaaattatatatgacAAGTATTAAGAAATAAAACTCATGCATTTCACAAGTTCAACATTTTTTGTTTGCCTTTGTCCGTGTGTGCATGTATAAAACATCTGCACACAGGTTGTGCCGTGTAGTGCATGCAGTCCATTAATTTCAAACTGGTCATAAACATGTGTTCCACAAAGTTCCTTATCACATTTTAAGATAATAAGATGTGAAGTGAAAGGGAACACGGACTTTCTTAACAGCCTCGAGTTTTGAGAAATTAAGCATGTACCAAGTTGTTAAGGCCGAGTTGGTCAGTAGTCAATACTAGATAGTTGATTTGCAACGTTACAAGTCAAGATGATAGAAATCATTTCAGTTTAGGATCTATTGCAGTTACAAATTGGCACAAACAAAATCACCATGGCACTCCAATCTATATTTGAGATATCCTCTAAGTTAGTCAATTTCTTGATCTTGAATTGATTGTGTCTAATTAAGTACCTCTGTATATGTAGGTAACCATATTAGAATTCCAATGGATCATAATGATCATCAGAAATTAGGACCAAAAATACCTGTCAATTACAGGAAACATCAGGACCTAAAATCTAAATCCAAcacaaaataaaagttaaaagTGGTCCATTTATAAATTCTTgtaacaaaagaaaacaagtaCTTACAATAAATATAAAAGGACAAAGAAGTTCTACCAAGTTGTACGTGAGGACGCACGTTGTTGCAAATGCTAAATGGGGATGACAATTTTACACACCACAAATTTCATATGAACATCTAGCAACAAAGCAGCAAATATCGGTTCATGGAACATGCTTAACCAGAAACCACCATAAACTTCAGTGTATGAAAACCAAGTCTACATGGCTGAGTACTCATCTGACTGAGTAGGTGAGTACTCTAGGCAGTTAGCCTCACCAAGTAAGAGCAGATAAAAATGAGCGCATAACAGGTAGAACAAACATCCCATTATACTCAGGTTAATAGGCCGTTTACAGTGCAAGTAACCACATCATCCAATCAAAAACAATGATCGATTAGGCGCATACTGCACCAAAAAATTCCACACACAAGTTTAATCTATTCACATAGACTGTATTTGCACATGATTAATTTAAGAGCAGACCTGCTCGAGACAGGCTGATCAGCAGTAAATCTGATGTAGTCTTAACATCCATGCATAAAAGTCACGCCTATCCAATACTGAACCATTAATATCAACTCCCACAATGCCATGGACACGCTGTAACGTTTGAGATTGTGAAAAATCCTACTAGTAGTTGACTGGTACCATCAATCATGGAACATTAACCCCCTTTCCCTTTCTACATGGGGAATTGCAGGCCATTAAAATCAAACAAGTTCGTAGTGGCGTAGAGATCACAACTCACAATCAGAAGGCACATTTCGCGCAGCAActaaaatcatgagctgtagtTATTAGTACCAACAAATTGAACTATAACGTGTATGTATGTAATATGATCGTGGAATTtgccaaccaaaaaaaaaaggacgcaATTCTAGACTAATTCACCCCCTCTCATCACACCAAATTTTCACATGATGTTTCTCAGAACCGTGAATAAACCGAACAGGAGAGAAGGCAGGGGAGGATCCGCGAACCTGCTTGTAGTGCACCTCGATGGTGTACGACAGCAGCATCGGGGTGATGTCCCCGGCGTCGGGGCGCGACACGGCGACGATCGACGCCCTGGGGAGCTCCTCGAacacccgcgccgcctccgaGAGGCggaacgacgccgacgccgccaggacctccggccgccgctccggcaccgccgcctcctcctcctcctcctccccctccccgtcaTCCGCCGGGCCCCTAGCCGGCATCCGCTCGTACCGgaagcggccgccgccgccgccggcgccgccggggacgaGGCGCTCCACGTTCATGGAAGCTTCGAGAAGGAATGGAACGGGAAGACGATACGTGGGGGCCGATCTaattggagttttttttttcttttttttttccgtttgaTTCCTTCGTGGTGCGGGAAAtgcgaggaagaggagagagatgggaaaagggaggaggaagTTTTTATAGTTTTGGAACTTTGAAAAGCAAATCGGAATTGTGTGCATCTGGCTGGCATGTGGGCCCAGCTTTGGCGGAAAGGATTCGAGTTCGGTTTTGGGTCACGTGGCACGGATTCCTCCCTCCACCACGGTCACAGCTCAATGGATGTTGTTTTAGCGGATTTTTGTTGAGATCAGTTTAAAATTCTCGTGAAATTTGCGCAAATTGTCTCGATTTCAAAAGAGCGCCATAGAAATGAAGTGCGATTTTCATTCTCCTTTTGTCCTTGATCCCCGTAATGACTTAGATTAGTCATCGGATTGGTCCAATTAGGTTGGCTGGGCAGAACGAGGACGTACGTGTCTCGTGTTCCTCCGATGGAAAGAGTAGAAAATGCACGCGTGTTTTGGCCGGTGGCCCGGTGCTATCAGGTGTGATTATATACTGTAGCAGttggtcaaaatcaaatcaACTTGGGAGAGATCTTGGTAATCAATCAATCATCCGTGCGATGCTTCCGCTCCTTGTGGAAGCGTACTATGCAAACGTGCATGGATTAGGACAACTATTAGGCTGTGTTTAAGTCCCTTGGccagaaaatttttaaatatacagacacatatttaaagtattaaacataaactaataacaaaataaattaattatagatTTCGCCTATATACTGcccaaatttattaagcctaattaattcatcattagtaaatgtttactgtaccatcacattgttaaatcatggtgtaattagataaaaaaaatcgtctcgcaatttacatgcaaactgtgcaattgatttttttttcatatttaatactctatacatgtgtcaAAGCATTTGATgtgatcttttttaaaaaaaaaaaatctaaacacggccttaattGCCTTAATTAAACTGCCCGATGTGCCTCCCAGGCAGGCGGCAGCAGCATATCAAGCAGCCGATGAAATAACGCCTATGCTTACCTCTGACGTGTCGTAATGTGACTATGTGAGTATGGTAGtacagcaggtacaatagcacaCTAAAAACTTGCTGTAAACACATACCTCCTCCGTCCTAATATATTAAAATCTAGGATTAGATAGTACATTTTCTAACAgcctatccagattcgtagtactagaaaatgTCTCATCCGGTCCTAAGTTTTAATATATTGAGACAG
This window encodes:
- the LOC107277488 gene encoding phospholipase D zeta 1 isoform X2; the protein is MQEYLNHFLGNLDIVNSPEVCKFLEVSCLSFLPEYGPKLKEDYVSVGHLPKIQKDHKENCCSCGLFSCCKSSWQKVWVVLKPGFLALLKDPFDPKLLDVLIFDALPHMDISGEGQISLAKEIKERNPLHFGLQVSSGGQTLKLRTRSSSKVKDWVSAINAARQTPEGWCYPHRFGSFAPPRGLMPDGSMVQWFIDGEAAFQAIASSIEQAKSEIFITGWWLCPELFLRRPFQHHGSSRLDALLEARAKQGVQIYILLYKEVALALKINSLYSKQKLLNIHENVKVLRYPDHFSSGVYLWSHHEKIVIVDNQVCYLGGLDLCFGRYDNSAHKLSDVPPVIWPGKDYYNPRESEPNSWEDTMKDELDRTKYPRMPWHDVQCALYGPPCRDVARHFVQRWNYAKRNKAPNEQGIPLLMPHHHMVIPHYKGIGQEINSEADGKQNHDKDCDVKKPVSVDSRESCQDIPLLLPQELEPPALPNGDLRVNDLDANHSDHLHKTSFNQPLLNRKAKLDSSRQDLPMRGFVDNISSLESSSIRHFDSSKEEKYHMDKNWWEMQERGDQVASVLDIGQVGPRATCHCQVIRSVGQWSAGTTQIEGSIHNAYFSLIEKAEHFVYIENQFFISGLSGDETIKNRVLEALYRRILRAEREKKRFKAIIIIPLLPGFQGGIDDGGAASVRAIMHWQYRTICRGPNSILQNLYDVIGPKAHDYISFYGLRAHGRLCEGGPLVTNQIYVHSKLMIIDDRITLIGSANINDRSLLGSRDSEIAVVIEDKEVVSSKMNGKPWEAGKFSLSLRLSLWAEHLGLHRGEVSHIMDPIDDSTFKNIWMATAKTNTMIYQDVFSCVPNDLIHSRAQFRQSFAHCRDKIGHNTIDLGVAQEKLETYQDGDLKGTDPIERLQMIKGHLVSFPLDFMSQEDLRPYFSESEYYTSPQVFH
- the LOC107277488 gene encoding phospholipase D zeta 1 isoform X1; the encoded protein is MNVERLVPGGAGGGGGRFRYERMPARGPADDGEGEEEEEEAAVPERRPEVLAASASFRLSEAARVFEELPRASIVAVSRPDAGDITPMLLSYTIEVHYKQFRWRLYKKASQVLYLHFALKRREFLEEFHEKQEQVKEWLQNLGIGEHMPVGHDEDEADDVNVPAQAEENSIRHRNVPSSAVLPVIRPALGRQHSVSDRAKVAMQEYLNHFLGNLDIVNSPEVCKFLEVSCLSFLPEYGPKLKEDYVSVGHLPKIQKDHKENCCSCGLFSCCKSSWQKVWVVLKPGFLALLKDPFDPKLLDVLIFDALPHMDISGEGQISLAKEIKERNPLHFGLQVSSGGQTLKLRTRSSSKVKDWVSAINAARQTPEGWCYPHRFGSFAPPRGLMPDGSMVQWFIDGEAAFQAIASSIEQAKSEIFITGWWLCPELFLRRPFQHHGSSRLDALLEARAKQGVQIYILLYKEVALALKINSLYSKQKLLNIHENVKVLRYPDHFSSGVYLWSHHEKIVIVDNQVCYLGGLDLCFGRYDNSAHKLSDVPPVIWPGKDYYNPRESEPNSWEDTMKDELDRTKYPRMPWHDVQCALYGPPCRDVARHFVQRWNYAKRNKAPNEQGIPLLMPHHHMVIPHYKGIGQEINSEADGKQNHDKDCDVKKPVSVDSRESCQDIPLLLPQELEPPALPNGDLRVNDLDANHSDHLHKTSFNQPLLNRKAKLDSSRQDLPMRGFVDNISSLESSSIRHFDSSKEEKYHMDKNWWEMQERGDQVASVLDIGQVGPRATCHCQVIRSVGQWSAGTTQIEGSIHNAYFSLIEKAEHFVYIENQFFISGLSGDETIKNRVLEALYRRILRAEREKKRFKAIIIIPLLPGFQGGIDDGGAASVRAIMHWQYRTICRGPNSILQNLYDVIGPKAHDYISFYGLRAHGRLCEGGPLVTNQIYVHSKLMIIDDRITLIGSANINDRSLLGSRDSEIAVVIEDKEVVSSKMNGKPWEAGKFSLSLRLSLWAEHLGLHRGEVSHIMDPIDDSTFKNIWMATAKTNTMIYQDVFSCVPNDLIHSRAQFRQSFAHCRDKIGHNTIDLGVAQEKLETYQDGDLKGTDPIERLQMIKGHLVSFPLDFMSQEDLRPYFSESEYYTSPQVFH